ATCGGAATCCGGCAATAGAATGTAGATTCGTTCATTCTCAACCAAAGTTACAAAATccaaatccaacaattactTGCTAAACAACAAATATTTCCTATCTCGGAACGCTATCAAAATTCGATCATTTTGAAGCTACcaaagaaaagaaaggaaaaaccataacctatatgaatatatattACACGATTAATTAAATTACACACAAAAATCACAATGAATTTCTATATCAATTTCGCCATCACAAGATTAGACCATAGCGGGAATGTGACAAAAATAATGAGGATTATAACAAGCAAAACGGCGTAGTAATACCACTTTCTTGACTCCTTTTGGATCTCACGTGCGTCCTGCAGCTGCTCCGTCCCCCGCCGCACAAACGAGCTTGCGTGTGCCACGTGGCTCTCGATGTCGTTCAGTTGCTGCCCTTGTGCCTCCACAAGCGCTGCCATGTCGAGGAAGATCTGGTGGAGTTCGATGAGATTTTTCTCGATCTCCTTCACAGCATCGTGCCGCTCCTGAATCTCGGAAATCGCGTCCATTATTTGGCCGCGCCCTTGCTCTTGGATCGCCTTTTGCATGAATGACTCGCTCTCGCCGCTTGAGATTAGGTTCTCGATGAGATCTTCATCGGCCTTTTGGCCAGTGACGGTGAAGTACCGCCGCCCAACGgtctccttgtactcctcattcATGCGGGCCCGAA
This sequence is a window from Salvia splendens isolate huo1 chromosome 5, SspV2, whole genome shotgun sequence. Protein-coding genes within it:
- the LOC121803201 gene encoding syntaxin-125-like — protein: MNDLFSNSFKNAQGNDLEAGGDSRVEGVNLDTFFDDVENVKKDMGDVEKLYKRLQESNEESKTVHNAKTMKDLRARMDADVAQVLKRVKLIKGKLEALEKSNATNRRVPGCGPGSSADRTRTSVVSGLGKKLKTMMDDFQGLRARMNEEYKETVGRRYFTVTGQKADEDLIENLISSGESESFMQKAIQEQGRGQIMDAISEIQERHDAVKEIEKNLIELHQIFLDMAALVEAQGQQLNDIESHVAHASSFVRRGTEQLQDAREIQKESRKWYYYAVLLVIILIIFVTFPLWSNLVMAKLI